One region of Candidatus Thermoplasmatota archaeon genomic DNA includes:
- a CDS encoding flagellin, with product MEGGEGIIQLRWYTLQKESQASIGVGSLIIFIAMILVAGITASVLIQTMNSLEQQALKTGMETIREISSGLKVTHISGYQHNATISQLAIFITPVTGSEAIDLTYTHISISDSKKQAILNYSKTCFSRNVTNGLFNTLNASRLSASTFGIVVIRDIDGSCNASLPIINQEDLVVLLINTSKCFSGLGTRIKVQGSINPEFGIAGLIEFTTPNTYLKNIVELWP from the coding sequence ATCGAGGGAGGCGAGGGGATTATACAACTACGTTGGTATACACTTCAGAAAGAAAGTCAAGCATCAATTGGGGTTGGTTCCTTAATTATTTTTATCGCAATGATTCTTGTCGCAGGCATCACTGCATCGGTTCTGATACAAACCATGAATAGTTTAGAACAACAGGCGCTCAAAACAGGAATGGAGACGATACGAGAAATATCAAGCGGTTTGAAAGTAACCCATATCAGCGGGTATCAACACAATGCAACTATTTCTCAACTCGCAATTTTTATCACGCCAGTTACCGGTTCTGAAGCAATTGATCTAACCTATACACATATTAGTATCTCTGATTCAAAAAAACAGGCAATCCTTAATTATTCGAAAACCTGTTTTAGTAGAAATGTAACAAATGGTTTATTTAATACATTAAACGCCAGTCGTCTTTCTGCATCAACCTTTGGAATTGTAGTCATTCGTGACATCGACGGTTCCTGTAATGCATCGCTACCTATTATTAATCAAGAGGACCTTGTTGTTCTGCTGATAAATACTTCGAAATGTTTTTCGGGTCTTGGAACACGTATAAAAGTACAAGGTTCGATTAATCCAGAATTTGGGATCGCGGGTCTTATTGAGTTTACAACGCCGAATACCTATTTAAAAAATATTGTTGAGTTGTGGCCTTAG
- a CDS encoding flagellin gives MNHKILQVLKEKDVADVGIGTLIVFIAMVLVAGIAASVLIQTAGRLESQAMATGQQTIGEVATGLAVFGIHGYAAAGANISKLAITVRPRSGSTDIDLSQVFLELSDTDTKIILKYNSSQNNYAKRVGAGFDDLFNLPVFPGEGLNHTQQLQYNTVDDYGILVIEDADNSVSQTNPVINRGDKVMLTVYTYHCFNFSGTNGFTERKPIWGAVIPEQGSPGIISFTTPAAFNARVMTLQ, from the coding sequence ATGAATCATAAGATATTACAAGTTCTTAAGGAGAAGGATGTTGCAGATGTTGGTATTGGTACGCTCATCGTCTTCATTGCGATGGTTCTCGTCGCAGGCATTGCTGCATCGGTGCTGATTCAGACTGCTGGACGACTTGAATCTCAAGCAATGGCAACAGGACAGCAAACCATCGGCGAGGTTGCAACTGGCTTAGCGGTTTTTGGAATTCATGGGTATGCTGCTGCTGGTGCAAACATCAGTAAACTTGCAATCACCGTTCGCCCTCGTTCTGGCTCTACCGATATCGATTTAAGTCAAGTCTTTCTCGAGTTATCAGATACTGATACAAAAATTATTCTGAAATACAATAGTTCGCAGAATAATTATGCAAAAAGAGTCGGAGCAGGCTTTGATGATCTTTTCAACCTTCCTGTATTTCCCGGAGAAGGTTTGAATCATACTCAGCAATTACAGTATAATACTGTTGATGATTACGGGATCTTAGTTATTGAAGATGCTGATAATTCAGTGTCACAAACAAATCCTGTTATCAATCGAGGAGATAAAGTCATGCTGACGGTCTATACTTACCACTGCTTTAATTTCAGTGGTACCAATGGCTTCACAGAAAGAAAACCAATATGGGGTGCAGTCATACCTGAGCAGGGTTCACCAGGTATTATTTCATTTACAACGCCAGCTGCGTTTAACGCTCGAGTCATGACGTTACAATAA
- a CDS encoding flagellin, with product MNHKILQVLKEKDVADVGIGAMIVFIAMVLVAGIAASVLIQTAGKLETQAMSSGQQTIAEVSSGIAVIDIVGMKNTKLNYLGITVRARAGAPDIDINQTRLILSDGVKKVVLLYNGWKNPGHYNATVNISNAQIFDTGNWDELNSETFGLIVVQDQDGSCKELNPIINQGDKVILTVRCAAAACFGREVPERVQIFGLIVPEIGSPGIISFTTPAAYNDVVYDLQ from the coding sequence ATGAATCATAAGATATTACAAGTTCTTAAGGAGAAGGATGTTGCAGATGTTGGTATTGGTGCAATGATTGTGTTCATTGCGATGGTTCTCGTCGCAGGCATTGCTGCATCGGTGCTGATTCAGACTGCTGGAAAACTTGAAACACAAGCGATGAGTTCAGGACAGCAAACCATTGCTGAAGTATCCAGCGGTATCGCCGTTATTGATATTGTCGGTATGAAAAACACAAAGCTCAACTATCTTGGAATTACGGTTCGAGCACGCGCTGGTGCACCAGACATTGATATCAACCAAACACGGCTTATTTTAAGCGATGGAGTTAAAAAAGTTGTTCTCCTGTATAATGGTTGGAAAAATCCAGGACATTATAATGCAACAGTTAATATCTCTAACGCTCAGATTTTTGACACAGGAAATTGGGATGAATTGAATAGCGAGACCTTTGGTTTGATTGTTGTTCAAGATCAAGATGGTTCTTGTAAAGAACTTAACCCCATTATCAATCAAGGGGACAAAGTTATATTAACAGTTCGATGTGCAGCAGCTGCATGTTTTGGTCGAGAGGTTCCAGAACGTGTTCAAATTTTTGGTTTGATCGTCCCAGAAATTGGTTCTCCCGGTATTATTTCATTTACCACTCCGGCTGCATACAACGATGTGGTATATGATTTACAATGA